The following are encoded together in the Thermosipho affectus genome:
- a CDS encoding zinc metallopeptidase — MFFFDPTFIILIPGILLALIAQMYVQERFSKYSRIPSSLNMTGAELAKFMLESSGIYNVKVERVPGNLTDHYDPIKKVVRLSDATYNSNSVAALGVVAHEIGHAIQHARKYVPLILRNSIAPVVSFSSNLSWILFILGFIFMNMALVRIGILLFSLAVIFSLITLPVEFDASRRAVKILESNLMMPKNELSGVKSVLGAAAMTYVASTLMAFLQLLRMLLIAGFLGGNRD; from the coding sequence GTGTTTTTCTTTGACCCAACCTTTATAATTCTAATACCTGGTATCCTTTTGGCACTTATTGCGCAAATGTACGTTCAAGAAAGATTTTCAAAATACTCTAGAATTCCATCTAGCCTAAATATGACAGGTGCTGAACTTGCAAAATTTATGTTGGAATCTTCAGGGATTTATAATGTAAAAGTAGAAAGAGTTCCTGGAAATTTAACAGATCACTATGATCCAATAAAAAAAGTTGTTAGACTATCCGATGCCACATACAATTCAAATTCTGTAGCTGCACTCGGAGTAGTTGCACATGAAATTGGTCATGCAATCCAACACGCAAGAAAATATGTGCCATTAATTTTGAGAAATAGTATTGCTCCAGTTGTATCCTTTTCTTCAAATCTTTCATGGATCTTATTTATACTTGGATTTATCTTTATGAATATGGCATTGGTAAGAATTGGAATTCTCTTATTCTCATTAGCGGTTATATTCTCATTAATTACTCTTCCTGTAGAATTTGACGCAAGCAGAAGGGCCGTTAAGATTTTGGAAAGCAACTTAATGATGCCAAAAAATGAACTATCTGGTGTAAAAAGTGTACTAGGTGCAGCAGCTATGACTTATGTTGCAAGTACGTTAATGGCATTTTTACAACTTCTAAGAATGTTACTAATTGCAGGATTTCTAGGAGGAAACAGAGATTGA